In Streptomyces sp. NBC_00878, a single window of DNA contains:
- a CDS encoding roadblock/LC7 domain-containing protein, whose amino-acid sequence MAAEAEVLDELHRLRARVPQLTGALAASVDGLVLAQDTPGVEPEGLAALTAAALGVALRLADATGRGDFRELLVHGAHGYVATYAAGPSAVLTLLAGDRANVGRLHLEGRRSGTRIGELVESAAESRPAPAVRAPAKPTAPRTRTPRAARTATEPTGKSR is encoded by the coding sequence ATGGCGGCCGAGGCCGAAGTCCTCGACGAACTGCACCGGTTGCGGGCCCGAGTGCCCCAACTGACGGGGGCGCTCGCGGCCAGCGTCGACGGCCTCGTGCTGGCCCAGGACACCCCGGGCGTGGAACCGGAGGGGCTGGCCGCGCTCACCGCCGCCGCGCTGGGAGTCGCCCTGCGTCTGGCGGACGCGACCGGACGGGGCGATTTCCGCGAGCTGCTGGTGCACGGCGCGCACGGCTACGTGGCGACCTACGCGGCGGGACCGTCCGCCGTGCTGACGCTGCTGGCCGGCGACCGGGCGAACGTCGGCCGGCTGCACCTCGAAGGGCGCCGCTCCGGCACCCGGATCGGGGAGCTCGTCGAGTCCGCGGCCGAGAGCAGGCCCGCTCCAGCCGTGCGGGCTCCGGCGAAGCCCACCGCGCCCCGCACCCGAACCCCGCGCGCAGCGCGCACCGCCACCGAGCCGACCGGCAAAAGCCGCTGA
- a CDS encoding MurR/RpiR family transcriptional regulator: MGPDGEAIMDGGSGSGSGSGSGSGGGGSGGGGGSGDRGGDGRDDGSTGVTDSSAGRLQALFEGHRLTPTQRRIAHSMVRRAADVPFLSSVELAELAGVSQPSVTRFAVALGFDGYPALRKHLREVAPAEPAADTGSYNEYQQAVEAEIENLRHLASVLADPRPVERAGRLLAASRPLPVLGLRAAASQAYGFAYFAAKVHPDVRLLHEGGTMVHDRIDSAVRAGATTLLCFALPRHPREVVDTLAYAKEAGLTVVTVADSAFAPVAKVSDLLLPAAVGTGLAFDTACAPMLLGRVLLEAMCDGLPQAQARLEEFDARAAARGLFVE, from the coding sequence ATGGGCCCGGACGGCGAGGCGATCATGGACGGCGGGAGCGGGAGCGGGAGCGGGAGCGGGAGCGGGAGCGGCGGCGGCGGAAGCGGTGGCGGTGGCGGAAGCGGTGACCGGGGCGGTGACGGGCGCGACGACGGGAGCACGGGCGTGACCGACAGTTCTGCCGGGCGGCTGCAGGCGCTCTTCGAGGGGCACCGGCTGACCCCCACCCAGCGGCGCATCGCGCACAGCATGGTGCGGCGGGCCGCCGACGTGCCGTTCCTGTCGAGCGTGGAGCTCGCGGAGCTGGCCGGTGTCAGCCAGCCGTCCGTCACCCGTTTCGCCGTGGCCCTCGGCTTCGACGGCTATCCGGCGCTGCGCAAGCACCTGCGCGAGGTCGCGCCGGCCGAGCCCGCGGCGGACACCGGCTCGTACAACGAGTACCAGCAGGCCGTCGAGGCCGAGATCGAGAACCTGCGCCATCTCGCCTCCGTGCTCGCGGATCCGCGTCCCGTGGAGCGGGCGGGACGGCTGCTCGCCGCCTCGCGGCCGCTGCCGGTGCTCGGGCTGCGGGCCGCCGCGTCCCAGGCCTACGGCTTCGCGTACTTCGCCGCCAAGGTCCATCCGGACGTACGGCTGCTGCACGAGGGCGGCACGATGGTGCACGACCGCATCGACTCGGCCGTACGGGCCGGGGCCACGACCCTGCTGTGCTTCGCGCTGCCCCGGCATCCACGGGAGGTCGTGGACACCCTGGCGTACGCGAAGGAGGCCGGGCTGACGGTCGTCACGGTGGCGGACTCGGCGTTCGCGCCGGTCGCCAAGGTGTCCGACCTGCTGCTGCCCGCCGCCGTCGGGACCGGGCTCGCCTTCGACACGGCGTGCGCGCCGATGCTGCTCGGGCGGGTGCTGCTGGAGGCGATGTGCGACGGGCTGCCTCAGGCTCAGGCGCGGCTGGAGGAGTTCGACGCGCGGGCAGCGGCGCGGGGGTTGTTCGTCGAGTAG
- a CDS encoding aromatic amino acid ammonia-lyase has protein sequence MSSQDVDASGVVTTGLVVLDGCSTGVADVVRLAHGTARPVPGTEAMKHVEESWDAARRIAANGRVYGRSTGVGANRNEDVPTEAAAEHGLRLLRSHAGAIGEELPAREVRAMLAVRANQILAGGAGLRPTVVTALCEALETGAYPVVNEFGSVGTGDIAALAQVGLALAGEHPWRGGGASVGAAGFLPGGIPGGTPERRGAGVLEGAGSGSSGRVRAPEPQPLDNNDALALISSNALTLGQAALALHELRGLIGATQVVAALSLVAVDGSHEAYAAPVHAARPHRGSSEVARRMRELIGAADHPTPPLGRIQDPYGFRCLPQIHGPAHDAADALEEVLAVEINAAAENPLICAEDMAAYHHGGFYQAQLALALDHFRLSLTQVARLSTSRLSTLNEPAYTRLRPFLADHEPASSGVMILEYAAGAALGDLRAFSAPASLGHAVLSRGVEEQASFASLAARQTLRACDAYRLVVGCELVAAVRALRQRELRPDPELPVARALDIAESVLDADSADRPLTDDVTAAAALLDRFTDIWRGSTA, from the coding sequence ATGTCGTCTCAGGATGTGGATGCATCGGGTGTCGTGACGACCGGCCTCGTGGTGCTGGACGGGTGCAGCACCGGTGTCGCCGACGTCGTTCGCCTCGCCCACGGGACCGCGCGGCCGGTTCCGGGCACCGAGGCGATGAAGCACGTCGAGGAATCCTGGGACGCGGCCCGGCGGATCGCCGCGAACGGGCGCGTGTACGGCCGTTCCACCGGTGTCGGCGCCAACCGGAACGAGGACGTGCCGACCGAGGCCGCCGCCGAGCACGGTCTGCGGCTGCTGCGCAGTCACGCCGGTGCCATCGGCGAGGAGCTGCCCGCCCGGGAGGTCAGGGCGATGCTCGCCGTCCGCGCGAACCAGATCCTCGCGGGCGGCGCCGGCCTGCGGCCCACCGTCGTCACGGCCCTGTGCGAGGCGCTGGAGACCGGGGCGTACCCCGTCGTGAACGAGTTCGGCTCGGTGGGGACCGGCGACATCGCCGCGCTGGCGCAGGTGGGGCTGGCGTTGGCGGGGGAGCATCCGTGGCGAGGCGGGGGCGCCTCGGTGGGGGCGGCGGGCTTTCTTCCCGGGGGGATTCCCGGGGGGACTCCCGAGAGGAGGGGCGCGGGTGTCTTGGAAGGCGCGGGCTCGGGTTCGTCGGGGCGGGTGCGTGCGCCCGAGCCTCAGCCGCTCGACAACAACGACGCCCTCGCGCTGATCAGCAGCAATGCTCTGACGCTCGGTCAGGCGGCCCTCGCGCTGCATGAGTTGCGCGGGCTCATCGGGGCCACGCAGGTCGTCGCCGCGCTGTCGCTGGTCGCGGTGGACGGGTCGCACGAGGCGTACGCGGCGCCCGTGCACGCCGCCCGCCCGCACCGCGGTTCGAGTGAAGTGGCCCGGCGCATGCGGGAGTTGATCGGCGCCGCCGACCATCCGACGCCGCCGCTCGGCCGGATCCAGGACCCGTACGGATTCCGGTGTCTGCCGCAGATCCACGGGCCCGCGCACGACGCGGCCGACGCCCTGGAGGAGGTCCTCGCCGTCGAGATCAACGCGGCCGCCGAGAACCCGCTGATCTGCGCCGAGGACATGGCCGCGTACCACCACGGCGGCTTCTACCAGGCCCAACTCGCCCTCGCCCTCGACCACTTCAGGCTCTCCCTCACCCAGGTGGCCCGGCTGTCGACCTCACGCCTGTCCACCCTCAACGAACCCGCCTACACTCGCCTGCGTCCCTTCCTCGCCGACCACGAGCCCGCCTCCTCCGGCGTGATGATCCTGGAGTACGCCGCCGGGGCCGCCCTCGGTGATCTGCGGGCCTTCTCCGCGCCCGCCTCCCTCGGCCACGCTGTACTCTCCCGGGGCGTCGAGGAGCAGGCCAGCTTCGCCTCGCTCGCCGCCCGCCAGACGCTGCGGGCGTGCGATGCGTACCGGCTCGTCGTTGGCTGCGAACTCGTCGCCGCCGTACGGGCGTTGCGCCAGCGCGAGCTGCGCCCCGATCCGGAGCTGCCGGTGGCGCGGGCGCTGGACATCGCTGAGTCGGTGCTCGACGCGGACTCGGCCGACCGGCCGCTCACGGACGACGTGACGGCGGCGGCCGCGCTGCTCGACCGGTTCACGGACATCTGGAGGGGGAGCACGGCATGA
- a CDS encoding ABC transporter ATP-binding protein, which produces MIQFDAVHKRFPNGTTAVHDLSLEMPEGGVTVLVGSSGCGKTTTLRMINRMVDPTSGTIRVGGRDVLDQDAADLRRSIGYVIQQSGLFPHRTVLDNIATVPLLLGWGRRKARARAVELLETVGLTAESGKRYPHQLSGGQQQRVGVARALAADPPVLLMDEPFGAVDPVVRTQLQDELLRLQKELSKTIVFVTHDIDEAVRLGDQIAVFRTGGHLVQCATPQELLARPAGDFVADFLGAERGLKLLSLTPLKDIPQAPAPEGGTWELALDEARRPLHWRTRNTGDTKNSRNTTRNTGDTRSTGDTELPVRPLRDTDSLLAALNESIASPTGLVARVDSDGSLTGVTSRDEIHQHAGQAHAEARVA; this is translated from the coding sequence ATGATCCAGTTCGACGCGGTCCACAAGCGCTTCCCGAACGGCACCACAGCGGTCCACGACCTCTCCCTGGAGATGCCAGAAGGCGGCGTGACCGTCCTCGTGGGATCCTCCGGTTGCGGCAAGACGACCACCCTGCGAATGATCAACCGGATGGTCGACCCGACCTCCGGGACCATCCGGGTCGGCGGCCGTGACGTGCTGGACCAGGACGCCGCCGACCTCCGCCGTTCCATCGGTTACGTCATCCAGCAGTCGGGCCTCTTCCCGCACCGCACGGTCCTCGACAACATCGCGACCGTGCCGCTGCTCCTCGGCTGGGGCCGCCGCAAGGCACGGGCCCGGGCCGTGGAGCTCCTGGAGACGGTCGGCCTGACCGCCGAGTCCGGGAAGCGCTACCCGCACCAGCTCTCCGGCGGCCAGCAGCAGCGCGTCGGCGTTGCCCGCGCGCTCGCCGCCGACCCGCCGGTACTCCTGATGGACGAGCCCTTCGGCGCGGTCGACCCGGTCGTCCGCACCCAGCTCCAGGACGAACTGCTCCGGCTCCAGAAGGAGTTGAGCAAGACGATCGTCTTCGTCACGCACGACATCGACGAGGCGGTACGGCTCGGCGACCAGATCGCGGTCTTCCGCACCGGCGGCCACCTCGTCCAGTGCGCGACGCCGCAGGAGCTGCTGGCCCGCCCGGCGGGCGACTTCGTCGCGGACTTCCTCGGCGCCGAGCGCGGCCTGAAACTCCTGTCCCTGACACCGCTCAAGGACATACCGCAGGCACCGGCCCCCGAGGGCGGCACCTGGGAACTGGCCCTCGACGAGGCCCGCAGGCCCCTGCACTGGCGCACCAGAAACACCGGGGACACCAAGAACTCCAGGAACACCACCAGGAACACCGGGGACACCAGGAGCACCGGGGACACCGAACTCCCCGTACGCCCCCTGCGCGACACGGACTCCCTGCTGGCCGCCCTCAACGAGTCGATAGCCTCCCCGACCGGCCTCGTGGCCCGAGTCGACTCCGACGGCTCCCTCACCGGCGTGACCTCGCGCGACGAGATCCACCAGCACGCGGGCCAGGCGCACGCGGAAGCCCGGGTGGCCTGA
- a CDS encoding transposase — MKLVVRLKLLPTPGQAAALEATLTACNEAATWASAVAFEEGARKNLALRKLAYQDIKTRWGLGAQAAQHAIKKTCDAYTTLRASLRAGRYGKPGSTGHTRASGKPVVFRPEAAQPYDDRMLSWQHEVRTVSIWTTAGRMKDLAFTGQAEQLEVLARHRQGESDLLHQGGKWYLIATCEMPEAALNTHPVAFLGVDLGIVNIAATSDGERHCGRGINRKRENDRKLRRKLQQKQTKSAKRRARKYAGKEARRNKDINHKISKRIVAEAERTGRGVALEDLKGIRERARLRKPQRATLHSWTFAQLGAFIAYKATKAGVPVVYVDPAYTSQECSQCHHVERGNRPSQARFACRSCGFVDHADRNSSHNIAHRGWMAWVCGVQSAAPELTLIA; from the coding sequence ATGAAGCTGGTGGTGCGGCTCAAGCTGCTGCCGACGCCCGGGCAGGCGGCGGCACTTGAGGCGACGCTGACCGCCTGCAACGAGGCAGCCACCTGGGCCTCGGCGGTCGCCTTCGAGGAGGGGGCGCGCAAGAACCTGGCCCTGCGAAAGCTGGCCTACCAGGACATCAAGACCCGGTGGGGGCTGGGGGCGCAGGCCGCCCAGCACGCGATCAAGAAGACCTGCGACGCCTACACCACCCTGAGAGCCAGTCTGCGGGCCGGCCGGTACGGCAAGCCGGGATCGACAGGCCATACCCGCGCCTCGGGCAAGCCGGTCGTCTTTCGCCCGGAGGCCGCCCAGCCCTATGACGACCGGATGCTGTCCTGGCAGCACGAGGTTCGCACCGTGTCGATCTGGACCACGGCGGGCCGGATGAAAGACCTCGCCTTCACCGGACAGGCCGAACAGCTGGAGGTCCTGGCCCGGCATCGCCAGGGCGAGTCCGACCTGCTGCACCAGGGCGGGAAGTGGTACTTGATCGCGACCTGCGAGATGCCCGAAGCCGCGCTGAACACCCACCCGGTCGCCTTCCTCGGCGTGGACCTCGGCATCGTGAACATCGCCGCCACCAGTGACGGTGAACGCCACTGCGGGCGCGGGATCAACCGGAAACGGGAGAACGACCGCAAGCTGCGACGCAAGCTGCAGCAGAAGCAGACCAAGTCGGCCAAGCGGCGGGCGAGGAAGTACGCGGGTAAAGAGGCCCGCCGCAACAAGGACATCAACCACAAGATTTCCAAGCGGATCGTGGCGGAGGCTGAACGCACCGGTCGCGGAGTAGCCCTGGAAGACCTGAAGGGCATTCGTGAGCGGGCCCGGCTGAGAAAGCCCCAACGCGCCACGCTCCACTCCTGGACCTTCGCGCAACTCGGCGCCTTCATCGCCTACAAGGCAACGAAGGCCGGGGTGCCGGTGGTGTACGTCGATCCGGCATACACCAGCCAGGAATGCTCCCAATGTCATCACGTCGAACGCGGCAACCGGCCCTCACAAGCCCGGTTCGCCTGCCGGTCCTGCGGATTCGTTGATCACGCGGACCGTAACTCGTCCCACAACATCGCCCACCGCGGGTGGATGGCGTGGGTCTGCGGGGTCCAGTCAGCGGCCCCTGAACTCACGCTCATCGCGTGA
- a CDS encoding cystathionine beta-synthase produces MQFHDSMISLVGNTPLVRLNSVTAGIQATVLAKVEYFNPGGSVKDRIALRMIEAAEKSGELQPGGTIVEPTSGNTGVGLAIVAQQKGYKCIFVCPDKVSTDKINVLRAYGAEVVVCPTAVDPSHPDSYYNVSDRLVRETPGAWKPDQYSNPNNPLSHYHSTGPELWEQTEGRITHFVTGVGTGGTISGTGRYLKDVSDGKVQVVGADPEGSVYSGGSGRPYLVEGVGEDFWPTAYDRTVADEIVAVSDKDSFQMTRRLAKEEGLLVGGSCGMAVVAALRVAERLGPDDVVVVLLPDSGRGYLSKIFNDEWMADYGFLEDEGPSARVADVLSDKVHGAIPSLVHMHPDETVGEAIEVLREYGVSQMPIVKPGAGHPDVMAAEVVGSVVERELLDALFTQRASLSDPLEKHMSPPLPQVGSGEPVGDLMSVLGAADAAIVLVEGKPTGVVSRQDLLSFLAKGGRQ; encoded by the coding sequence GTGCAATTCCACGACTCGATGATCAGCCTCGTCGGCAACACCCCGCTGGTGAGGCTCAACAGCGTGACCGCCGGCATCCAGGCGACCGTGCTCGCGAAGGTCGAGTACTTCAACCCCGGCGGTTCCGTGAAGGACCGCATCGCCCTGCGCATGATCGAGGCCGCCGAGAAGAGCGGCGAGCTCCAGCCGGGCGGCACGATCGTCGAGCCCACCAGCGGCAACACGGGTGTGGGCCTTGCCATCGTGGCCCAGCAGAAGGGCTACAAGTGCATCTTCGTGTGCCCCGACAAGGTGAGCACCGACAAGATCAACGTGTTGCGGGCCTACGGCGCCGAGGTCGTCGTCTGCCCCACCGCAGTTGATCCCTCGCACCCCGACTCGTACTACAACGTCTCGGACCGGCTGGTGCGGGAGACCCCGGGCGCCTGGAAGCCCGACCAGTACTCCAACCCCAACAATCCCCTTTCGCACTATCACTCCACCGGCCCCGAGCTGTGGGAGCAGACGGAGGGACGGATCACCCACTTCGTGACGGGCGTGGGGACCGGCGGCACCATCTCCGGGACCGGGCGGTACCTGAAGGACGTCAGTGACGGGAAGGTCCAGGTCGTCGGCGCCGACCCCGAGGGGTCCGTGTACTCCGGCGGGTCCGGGCGCCCGTACCTCGTGGAGGGCGTCGGCGAGGACTTCTGGCCGACCGCGTACGACCGGACCGTCGCCGACGAGATCGTCGCCGTGTCCGACAAGGACTCCTTCCAGATGACCCGGCGGCTCGCCAAGGAGGAGGGGCTGCTGGTGGGCGGTTCGTGCGGCATGGCCGTCGTGGCCGCGCTGCGCGTCGCCGAGCGGCTCGGGCCCGACGACGTCGTGGTCGTGCTGCTGCCCGACAGCGGGCGCGGGTACCTCAGCAAGATCTTCAACGACGAGTGGATGGCCGACTACGGGTTCCTGGAGGACGAGGGCCCCAGCGCCCGCGTCGCCGACGTCCTGAGCGACAAGGTGCACGGGGCCATCCCGTCCCTCGTCCACATGCACCCGGACGAGACGGTCGGCGAGGCCATCGAGGTGCTGCGGGAGTACGGCGTCTCGCAGATGCCGATCGTGAAGCCGGGCGCGGGACACCCGGACGTGATGGCCGCCGAGGTCGTGGGCTCCGTGGTCGAACGGGAGCTGCTCGACGCGCTGTTCACCCAGCGCGCCTCGCTCTCCGACCCGCTGGAGAAGCACATGTCGCCCCCGCTGCCCCAGGTCGGCTCCGGTGAACCCGTGGGCGACCTGATGTCCGTACTCGGCGCCGCCGACGCGGCGATCGTCCTCGTGGAGGGCAAGCCCACCGGTGTCGTCAGCCGGCAGGACCTGCTGTCCTTCCTGGCCAAGGGTGGACGGCAGTAG
- a CDS encoding SGNH/GDSL hydrolase family protein: MTSFSRARVARRIAAGAAYGGGGIGLLGAATVGVVLAEVQLAKRQVGNGHSPRPPSADGLYGYVYAGPEEPLRLTMLGDSTAAGQGVHRARQTPGALLASGLAAVAERPVRLQNVALPGAQSDDLDRQVALVLGEPDGIPDVCVIMVGANDVTHRMPATRSVRHLSAAVRHLRTAGAEVVVGTCPDLGTIEPVQQPLRWLARRASRQLAAAQTIGTVEQGGRTVSLGDLLGPEFAANPRELFGPDNYHPSAEGYATAAMAMLPTLCAVLGLWPAEEERPDVSRREGFLPVARAAAEAASEAGTEVTAAMPTGPRGPWALLKRRRRHRVPATDPSPTTTREPSA, encoded by the coding sequence ATGACGAGCTTTTCGAGGGCGAGGGTCGCACGGCGGATCGCCGCGGGCGCCGCGTACGGCGGCGGCGGGATCGGCCTGCTGGGCGCGGCGACGGTCGGCGTGGTGCTGGCCGAGGTACAGCTGGCCAAGCGCCAGGTCGGCAACGGCCACAGTCCCCGTCCGCCGAGCGCGGACGGGCTGTACGGGTATGTGTACGCCGGCCCGGAGGAACCCCTGCGCCTGACGATGCTGGGTGACTCCACGGCGGCGGGGCAGGGCGTGCACCGCGCCCGCCAGACACCGGGGGCGCTGCTCGCCTCCGGGCTGGCTGCGGTGGCGGAGCGGCCGGTGCGGCTGCAGAACGTGGCGCTGCCCGGCGCCCAGTCCGACGACCTGGACCGCCAGGTCGCGCTGGTGCTCGGAGAGCCGGACGGGATCCCGGACGTATGCGTGATCATGGTCGGCGCGAATGACGTGACGCACCGGATGCCGGCGACGCGCTCGGTCCGCCACCTCTCGGCAGCGGTACGCCATCTGCGTACGGCGGGTGCCGAGGTGGTCGTGGGTACGTGCCCCGACCTTGGCACCATCGAGCCGGTCCAGCAGCCGCTGCGGTGGCTGGCCCGCCGGGCCTCGCGGCAACTGGCGGCCGCCCAGACCATCGGCACGGTGGAGCAGGGCGGGCGGACGGTGTCGCTGGGCGACCTGCTGGGCCCGGAGTTCGCGGCGAATCCGCGGGAGCTCTTCGGTCCCGACAACTACCACCCCTCCGCCGAGGGCTACGCGACGGCGGCGATGGCCATGCTGCCCACGCTGTGCGCCGTGCTGGGCCTGTGGCCGGCGGAGGAGGAGCGCCCGGACGTGTCCCGCCGGGAGGGCTTCCTGCCGGTGGCCAGGGCGGCCGCGGAGGCCGCGTCCGAGGCGGGTACGGAGGTCACGGCGGCCATGCCCACGGGTCCGCGGGGCCCCTGGGCCCTCCTCAAGCGCCGCCGACGCCACCGGGTCCCGGCCACGGACCCGTCCCCGACGACGACCCGAGAGCCGTCGGCCTGA
- a CDS encoding acetyl-CoA C-acetyltransferase, giving the protein MPEAVIVSTARSPIGRAFKGSLKDLRPDDITATIIQAALAKVPELDPRDIDDLMLGCGLPGGEQGSNLGRIVAVQMGMDHLPGCTITRYCSSSLQTTRMALHAIKAGEGDVFISAGVEMVSRFTKGNSDSLPDTHNPLFAEAEARTAEVAASEGTSWHDPREDGIVPDPYIAMGQTAENLARIKGVTRQDMDEFGVRSQNLAEEAIKNGFWEREITPVTTPDGTVVSKDDGPRPGVTMEGVAGLKPVFRPDGLVTAGNCCPLNDGAAAVVIMSDTKARELGLTPLARVVSTGVTGLSPEIMGLGPVEASKQALGRAGLTVDDIDLFEINEAFAAQVIPSYRDLNIPLEKLNVNGGAIAVGHPFGMTGARITGTLINSLQFHDKQFGLETMCVGGGQGMAMVIERLS; this is encoded by the coding sequence ATGCCCGAAGCCGTGATCGTCTCGACCGCCCGCTCCCCCATCGGCCGCGCCTTCAAGGGCTCCCTCAAGGACCTGCGCCCGGACGACATCACCGCCACGATCATCCAGGCGGCCCTGGCCAAGGTCCCGGAGCTCGACCCCAGGGACATCGACGACCTGATGCTCGGCTGCGGCCTCCCCGGCGGCGAGCAGGGCAGCAACCTCGGCCGCATCGTCGCGGTACAGATGGGAATGGACCACCTCCCCGGCTGCACGATCACCCGCTACTGTTCCTCCTCGCTCCAGACGACCCGTATGGCCCTGCACGCCATCAAGGCGGGCGAGGGCGACGTCTTCATCTCGGCGGGTGTGGAGATGGTGTCCCGCTTCACGAAGGGCAACTCCGACAGCCTCCCGGACACGCACAACCCCCTCTTCGCGGAGGCGGAGGCCCGCACCGCCGAGGTCGCCGCCAGCGAGGGCACGAGCTGGCACGACCCGCGCGAAGACGGCATCGTGCCCGACCCGTACATCGCGATGGGCCAGACCGCCGAGAACCTCGCCCGCATCAAGGGCGTCACCCGCCAGGACATGGACGAGTTCGGCGTCCGCTCGCAGAACCTCGCCGAGGAAGCCATCAAGAACGGCTTCTGGGAGCGCGAGATCACCCCGGTCACCACCCCCGACGGCACTGTCGTCAGCAAGGACGACGGCCCGCGCCCCGGCGTCACGATGGAGGGCGTCGCGGGCCTCAAGCCCGTCTTCCGCCCCGACGGCCTGGTCACCGCCGGCAACTGCTGCCCCCTCAACGACGGCGCCGCCGCGGTCGTGATCATGTCCGACACCAAGGCGCGCGAGCTCGGCCTCACCCCCCTCGCCCGGGTCGTCTCGACCGGCGTCACCGGCCTGTCCCCCGAGATCATGGGCCTCGGCCCGGTGGAGGCGTCGAAGCAGGCCCTGGGCCGCGCCGGCCTGACCGTCGACGACATCGACCTCTTCGAGATCAACGAGGCGTTCGCCGCCCAGGTGATCCCCTCCTACCGGGACCTGAACATCCCGCTGGAGAAGCTGAACGTGAACGGCGGCGCGATCGCGGTCGGCCACCCCTTCGGCATGACCGGCGCCCGCATCACCGGCACGCTCATCAACTCCCTCCAGTTCCACGACAAGCAGTTCGGCCTGGAGACGATGTGCGTCGGCGGCGGCCAGGGCATGGCGATGGTCATCGAGCGCCTGAGCTGA
- a CDS encoding DUF4287 domain-containing protein — protein sequence MSQVFSEETHRNLLARIPHCTGREISDWLRTVDEGPALFRFEEKVSWLRAEHDLAYGHAKAIIHEYDLRRAARKLL from the coding sequence ATGTCCCAAGTCTTCTCCGAGGAGACCCATCGCAACCTGCTCGCCCGCATCCCCCATTGCACCGGTCGTGAGATCTCCGACTGGCTGCGCACCGTCGACGAAGGCCCCGCTCTCTTCCGCTTCGAGGAGAAGGTCAGCTGGCTCCGCGCCGAGCACGACCTCGCGTACGGCCACGCCAAGGCGATCATCCACGAGTACGACCTGAGGAGGGCCGCGCGCAAACTGCTCTGA
- a CDS encoding Bax inhibitor-1/YccA family protein, with product MRSSNPVFSRRGFSRDNGYAGFNTAPQAGGPAVGTQGNPYAGTPQGGSPYAQNPYAPQDLQHGAPPQAPPAAGRMTMDDVVARSAITLGTVTVGAVLAWVLLPVTSTSFGLAIGSALIAMVFALVQAFKRKASPPLILAYAAFEGVFLGVISEMFNSRWSGAPFQAVLGTMAVSGATLLIYRAGWIRVTARYARIGMAIAIAFVLVMAVNLLLVAFGVADDGGLRSMGPLGAIVGILAIVLGAFFLTLDFKQIEDGIAYGAPREESWLAAFGLTMSLVWIYLEMLRLVAIFSGND from the coding sequence ATGAGGAGCAGCAACCCGGTCTTCTCGCGACGGGGGTTCAGCCGCGACAACGGCTACGCGGGCTTCAACACCGCGCCGCAGGCCGGGGGCCCCGCTGTCGGAACGCAGGGGAACCCGTACGCGGGCACCCCGCAGGGCGGCAGCCCGTACGCGCAGAATCCTTACGCCCCGCAGGACCTCCAGCACGGAGCGCCGCCGCAGGCCCCGCCGGCCGCCGGCCGCATGACGATGGACGACGTCGTCGCGCGCTCGGCCATCACACTCGGCACGGTCACCGTCGGTGCCGTGCTCGCCTGGGTCCTGCTGCCGGTCACGTCGACCAGCTTCGGCCTGGCCATCGGCTCCGCGCTCATCGCGATGGTCTTCGCGCTCGTGCAGGCCTTCAAGCGCAAGGCCTCGCCCCCGCTGATCCTGGCGTACGCCGCCTTCGAGGGCGTTTTCCTCGGCGTGATCAGCGAGATGTTCAACAGCCGGTGGAGCGGCGCGCCCTTCCAGGCGGTGCTCGGCACCATGGCGGTGTCCGGCGCCACCCTGCTGATCTACCGGGCGGGCTGGATCCGCGTCACCGCCCGGTACGCGCGCATCGGCATGGCCATCGCCATCGCCTTCGTGCTCGTCATGGCGGTCAACCTGCTGCTGGTCGCGTTCGGCGTGGCCGATGACGGCGGGCTGCGGAGCATGGGCCCGCTGGGTGCGATCGTCGGCATTCTCGCGATCGTCCTCGGTGCGTTCTTCCTGACGCTCGACTTCAAGCAGATCGAGGACGGCATCGCCTACGGAGCGCCGCGTGAGGAGTCCTGGCTGGCCGCCTTCGGCCTGACCATGAGCCTTGTGTGGATCTACCTGGAGATGCTGCGCCTGGTCGCGATCTTCAGCGGTAACGATTAG